A DNA window from Guyparkeria halophila contains the following coding sequences:
- a CDS encoding potassium/proton antiporter, giving the protein MDATNSFILLGALLLFTSIIAGMASSRFGFPLLLIFLGVGMLAGQDGIGGVQFDDFQTAFLIGNLALAIILLDGGLRTHIRTFRVALKPALSLATIGVMITAGAMGALATWLMGFDWYYGLLMGAIIGSTDAAAVFSLLKGSGTRLNERVGSTLEIESGINDPMAIFLTITLLEVISAGQSLLDPWILVFLVQQFGIGAVLGVAFGFVLREVLRRIELAEGLYALLIASGGLLSFALINELGGSGFLGVYLTGLVIGTARNRGTFHVLRIMDGLAWLAQAGMFLILGLLVTPTAVLDQIVPALILAFALLLVARPIAIWIGLWPFHFNWRETTFIAWVGLRGAVPIVLALFPMIYGIPDAERFFEIAYVVVITSLLIQGSTVPLAARLLKVEVPPLPEPRQRADLNLPIEPRLEMVQFVVGEHTDADGAGPERMPFGESVTIAGVVRNLALRKVESGFRFQSGDIVLTIIPEDMINDLNRFFTGERRKKADLAEQTFFGAFSLRGGARITDLAQVYGISPPEELRDATLDEAIKSLLRNPPVVGDSVDLDRVSLTVREMDGATITQVGLKFRD; this is encoded by the coding sequence ATGGACGCGACCAACTCGTTTATCCTGCTCGGCGCCCTGCTGCTGTTCACCAGCATAATCGCCGGCATGGCCTCGTCGCGGTTCGGCTTCCCGCTGCTGCTGATCTTTCTCGGCGTGGGCATGCTCGCCGGCCAGGACGGCATCGGCGGCGTGCAGTTCGACGACTTCCAGACCGCCTTTCTGATCGGCAACCTCGCGCTGGCGATCATCCTGCTCGACGGCGGGCTGCGCACCCACATCCGCACCTTCCGCGTGGCCCTCAAACCGGCCCTGTCGCTGGCCACCATCGGCGTGATGATTACCGCCGGCGCCATGGGGGCGCTGGCCACCTGGCTGATGGGTTTCGACTGGTATTACGGGCTGCTGATGGGCGCGATCATCGGCTCGACCGATGCCGCGGCGGTGTTCTCGCTGTTGAAGGGCAGTGGCACCCGGCTGAACGAACGGGTCGGCTCGACGCTCGAGATCGAGTCGGGCATCAACGACCCGATGGCGATCTTTCTCACCATCACCTTGCTCGAGGTCATCTCGGCCGGCCAGTCGCTGCTCGACCCGTGGATACTGGTGTTCCTGGTCCAGCAGTTCGGTATTGGCGCGGTACTGGGCGTGGCCTTCGGCTTTGTGCTGCGTGAGGTACTGCGACGCATCGAGCTGGCCGAGGGTCTGTATGCGCTGTTGATCGCCTCGGGGGGCTTGCTGTCGTTCGCGCTGATCAACGAGCTGGGCGGCAGCGGCTTTCTGGGGGTCTACCTCACCGGCCTGGTGATCGGCACGGCGAGAAACCGCGGCACCTTCCACGTCCTGCGCATCATGGACGGGCTGGCCTGGCTGGCGCAGGCGGGCATGTTCCTGATCCTGGGGCTGCTGGTCACCCCGACCGCCGTGCTCGACCAGATCGTGCCGGCGCTGATCCTGGCATTCGCCCTGCTGCTGGTCGCCCGGCCGATCGCCATCTGGATCGGCCTGTGGCCGTTTCACTTCAACTGGCGCGAGACCACCTTCATCGCCTGGGTGGGGTTGCGCGGCGCGGTGCCGATCGTGCTCGCCCTGTTCCCGATGATCTACGGCATTCCCGATGCCGAGCGCTTCTTCGAGATCGCCTACGTGGTGGTGATCACCTCGCTGTTGATCCAGGGCAGCACCGTGCCGCTGGCCGCGCGCCTGCTCAAGGTCGAGGTGCCACCGCTGCCCGAGCCGCGCCAGCGGGCGGACCTGAACCTGCCGATCGAGCCCCGGCTGGAGATGGTGCAGTTCGTGGTGGGCGAGCATACCGATGCCGACGGGGCCGGGCCGGAGCGCATGCCCTTCGGCGAGTCGGTGACCATCGCGGGCGTGGTGCGCAACCTGGCGCTACGCAAGGTGGAGTCGGGCTTTCGCTTTCAGTCGGGCGACATCGTGCTGACCATCATCCCCGAGGACATGATCAACGACCTCAACCGCTTCTTCACCGGCGAGCGCCGCAAGAAGGCCGATCTGGCCGAGCAGACCTTCTTCGGCGCCTTCTCGCTGCGCGGCGGTGCGCGCATCACCGACCTGGCCCAGGTCTACGGCATCAGCCCACCGGAGGAGCTGCGGGATGCCACCCTCGACGAGGCAATCAAGTCGCTGTTGCGCAACCCTCCGGTCGTGGGCGATTCGGTCGATCTCGATCGCGTCAGTCTGACCGTGCGCGAGATGGACGGGGCGACGATCACCCAGGTGGGTCTGAAATTCCGCGACTGA
- a CDS encoding HlyD family secretion protein — protein sequence MSPIRRRWLIRLIAVSLVAAFLGWWAWQQLTVVDEYPGLASGNGRIEAVEIDIAAKVPGRVESILVDEGEFVTTGQPVARMDTRTLEAELHQAEARLRQASSDVVTARSQVAQREAEKAAAESLLAQRQAELDIAEKRLSRTSRLVISGSVSRQEVDNDEARVKGAAAAVSAARAQIAAAEAAIATARAQVVGTEEAVAAARATIERIEADIADSTLYAPRDGRIQYLVAQPGEVVGAGGRVLNMIDLKDVFMTFFLPTDVVGRIAIGAEARLVIDAAPQYVIPARISFISDVAQFTPKTVETREERQKLMFRVRARLPVDLLERYIVQVKTGLPGVAWVRYDNEQPWPEHLAVRVPD from the coding sequence ATGTCACCGATTCGTCGCCGCTGGTTGATCCGACTAATCGCCGTTTCCCTGGTGGCGGCCTTCCTTGGCTGGTGGGCCTGGCAGCAGTTGACCGTGGTGGACGAGTATCCCGGGCTGGCAAGTGGCAACGGGCGAATCGAGGCGGTGGAAATCGACATCGCGGCCAAGGTCCCTGGCCGGGTGGAATCGATCCTGGTCGATGAGGGCGAGTTCGTTACTACCGGTCAGCCGGTGGCCCGCATGGATACTCGCACGCTGGAGGCCGAGCTCCATCAGGCCGAGGCGCGGCTGCGCCAGGCGAGCAGCGACGTGGTGACGGCCCGCAGCCAGGTTGCCCAGCGCGAGGCGGAAAAGGCGGCCGCCGAATCACTGCTGGCCCAGCGCCAGGCCGAGCTCGACATCGCCGAGAAGCGTCTGTCGCGCACCTCGCGGCTGGTGATTAGCGGGTCGGTTTCCCGGCAGGAGGTGGACAACGACGAGGCGCGAGTGAAGGGGGCGGCCGCCGCGGTCAGCGCGGCGCGCGCTCAGATTGCCGCGGCCGAGGCGGCGATCGCCACCGCCCGGGCGCAGGTGGTCGGCACCGAGGAGGCCGTCGCAGCCGCCCGGGCGACCATCGAGCGCATCGAGGCCGATATCGCCGACAGCACCCTGTACGCCCCGCGCGACGGGCGCATCCAGTACCTGGTCGCCCAGCCGGGCGAGGTCGTCGGCGCTGGCGGGCGGGTGTTGAACATGATCGATCTCAAGGACGTCTTCATGACCTTCTTCCTGCCTACCGATGTGGTCGGACGAATCGCCATCGGTGCCGAGGCAAGGCTGGTGATCGACGCCGCGCCGCAATACGTCATTCCCGCGCGCATCTCGTTCATCAGCGACGTGGCGCAGTTCACCCCCAAGACGGTCGAGACCCGCGAGGAACGCCAGAAGCTGATGTTCCGCGTGCGCGCCCGCCTGCCGGTCGACCTGCTCGAGCGCTACATCGTGCAGGTCAAGACCGGCCTGCCGGGCGTGGCGTGGGTGCGCTATGACAACGAGCAGCCCTGGCCCGAGCATCTGGCGGTACGGGTCCCCGACTGA
- the rbbA gene encoding ribosome-associated ATPase/putative transporter RbbA, protein MVSPAPVARLRGVGLRYGETVALDGIDLDIPAGQMVGLIGPDGVGKSSLLALVAGARMIQSGSIEVLGGDIGRGRFRGRVSPRIAYMPQGLGRNLYPTLSVFENVDFFGGLFGHAPAERRRRIGELLEATGLAPFADRPVGKLSGGMKQKLGLCCALIHSPDLLILDEPTTGVDPLSRRQFWRLIERIRAEHEGMSVLVATAYIEEAERFDCLVAMNAGRLLATGTPAALLERTGQETLESAFISLLPAAERHEHRPVDHSAHPDRETAPVAIEAQGLTKRFGHFTAVEDVSFSIPRGEIFGFVGSNGCGKTTTMKMLTGLLPASDGEARLLGHRFDPHDLATRHRVGYMTQGFSLYGELSVRQNLELHARLFGLPRAAVDERVAAVASRFGLDRAMDALPGELPLGERQRLSLAVALVHEPEILILDEPTSGVDPIARDAFWRILIELAREEQVTIFISTHFMNEAERCDRLSLMHAGRMLVTGTPEEVVASCGAADLEEAFIDYLEAAAERDPAAAPRSGGGTVDTGAGRTATARRAFSPRRLAAYAHREGRELTRDPIRLTLAALGTVLLMLVLGYGMNMDVDDLTFAVLDRDNTTVSRDYVAGLSGSRYFIEHAPVSDYAELDRRMRSGELGLVIEIPPGFARDLARGSPVEVGAWVDGAMPTRAETLVGYAQGMHQHWLARRAREAVGEAALVGPASIEPRFRYNPDVKSLPAMVPAMIPLLLMLIPAILSALSVVREKELGSIVNFYVTPVTRLEFLLGKQLPYVVLAMGNYLLLVALAVIVFGVPITGSFLALSLAALLYVFASTALGLLISTFVKSQLAAIFGTAILTMIPSTQYSGLIDPVTALEGLGAVIGQVFPATHFVTIARGTFSKTLGFADLSGSFLPLLLAAPVMIAIAALLLRKQER, encoded by the coding sequence ATGGTAAGCCCCGCACCGGTCGCCCGTTTGCGCGGGGTCGGGTTGCGCTACGGCGAGACGGTGGCGCTCGACGGGATCGACCTCGATATCCCTGCCGGTCAGATGGTCGGGCTGATCGGCCCGGACGGGGTGGGCAAGTCCAGCCTGCTTGCGCTGGTGGCCGGCGCCCGAATGATCCAGTCCGGCTCGATCGAGGTGCTCGGTGGCGATATCGGCCGGGGGCGTTTTCGTGGCCGGGTCAGCCCGCGCATCGCCTACATGCCGCAGGGCCTGGGTCGCAATCTCTACCCGACCCTGTCGGTGTTCGAGAACGTCGATTTCTTCGGTGGCCTGTTCGGGCATGCCCCGGCCGAGCGCCGTCGGCGTATCGGCGAGCTGCTGGAGGCGACCGGCCTGGCCCCGTTCGCCGATCGGCCGGTGGGCAAGCTCTCCGGGGGCATGAAGCAGAAGCTCGGGCTGTGTTGTGCCCTGATCCATTCCCCCGATCTGCTGATCCTCGACGAGCCCACCACCGGGGTCGACCCGCTCTCGCGCCGCCAGTTCTGGCGCCTGATCGAGCGCATCCGTGCCGAGCACGAGGGCATGAGCGTACTGGTCGCTACCGCCTACATCGAAGAGGCCGAGCGCTTCGATTGCCTGGTGGCCATGAACGCCGGGCGGTTGCTGGCGACCGGCACGCCGGCGGCACTGCTCGAGCGCACGGGCCAAGAGACGCTCGAGTCGGCCTTCATCTCGCTGCTGCCGGCCGCCGAGCGCCACGAGCACCGTCCGGTCGATCACTCGGCGCACCCGGACCGCGAAACCGCCCCGGTCGCGATCGAGGCGCAGGGGCTGACCAAGCGATTCGGTCACTTCACCGCGGTCGAGGACGTCAGCTTTTCCATCCCCCGCGGCGAGATCTTCGGCTTCGTCGGCTCGAACGGCTGCGGCAAGACCACCACCATGAAGATGCTGACCGGCCTGCTGCCGGCCAGCGACGGCGAGGCCCGCCTGCTCGGTCACCGGTTCGACCCGCACGACCTGGCCACCCGCCACCGGGTTGGCTACATGACCCAGGGGTTCTCGCTCTACGGCGAGCTGAGCGTCCGGCAGAACCTCGAGCTGCATGCCCGGCTGTTCGGCCTGCCGCGCGCGGCAGTCGACGAGCGGGTGGCGGCCGTGGCAAGCCGCTTCGGTCTCGACCGCGCGATGGACGCGCTGCCCGGCGAGTTGCCGCTGGGGGAGCGCCAGCGCCTGTCGCTGGCCGTGGCCCTGGTGCACGAGCCGGAGATCCTGATCCTCGACGAGCCCACCTCCGGCGTCGACCCGATCGCCCGCGATGCCTTCTGGCGCATCCTGATCGAGCTGGCGCGCGAGGAACAGGTGACCATCTTCATCTCGACGCACTTCATGAACGAGGCCGAGCGCTGCGACCGGCTCTCACTGATGCATGCCGGGCGGATGCTGGTCACCGGGACGCCCGAGGAGGTGGTCGCCTCCTGTGGCGCGGCGGATCTCGAGGAGGCGTTCATTGACTACCTCGAGGCGGCCGCCGAGCGCGATCCGGCTGCTGCGCCCCGGTCGGGCGGTGGCACGGTCGACACCGGCGCGGGGCGGACGGCAACCGCCCGCCGCGCGTTCAGCCCGCGGCGGCTGGCCGCCTACGCGCACCGCGAAGGGCGCGAGCTCACGCGCGACCCGATCCGCCTGACGCTCGCCGCGCTGGGCACGGTGCTGCTGATGCTGGTGCTCGGCTATGGCATGAACATGGACGTCGACGACCTGACCTTCGCGGTGCTCGATCGCGACAACACCACGGTCAGCCGCGACTACGTCGCCGGCCTGTCGGGCTCGCGGTATTTCATCGAGCACGCCCCGGTCAGCGATTACGCGGAGCTCGATCGCCGCATGCGCTCGGGCGAATTGGGGTTGGTGATCGAGATCCCGCCCGGCTTTGCCCGCGACCTGGCGCGGGGGTCGCCGGTCGAGGTGGGCGCCTGGGTCGATGGCGCGATGCCCACCCGCGCCGAGACCCTGGTCGGCTACGCCCAGGGCATGCACCAGCACTGGTTGGCTAGGCGGGCGCGCGAGGCGGTGGGCGAGGCCGCCCTGGTGGGTCCGGCCTCGATCGAGCCGCGCTTTCGCTACAACCCGGACGTCAAAAGCCTGCCGGCGATGGTGCCGGCGATGATCCCGCTGCTGCTGATGCTGATCCCCGCCATCCTGAGCGCCTTGTCGGTGGTGCGCGAGAAAGAGCTGGGGTCGATCGTGAACTTCTACGTCACCCCGGTTACGCGCCTGGAGTTCCTGCTCGGCAAGCAGTTGCCCTACGTGGTGCTGGCGATGGGCAACTACCTGCTGCTGGTGGCGCTGGCGGTGATCGTCTTCGGCGTGCCGATCACCGGCAGCTTCCTTGCCCTGAGCCTGGCCGCGCTGTTGTACGTGTTCGCCTCGACGGCCCTGGGACTGCTGATCTCGACCTTCGTAAAGAGCCAGCTGGCCGCCATCTTCGGCACGGCGATCCTCACCATGATTCCGTCGACGCAGTACTCGGGGCTGATCGACCCGGTCACCGCGCTCGAGGGGCTGGGCGCGGTGATCGGGCAGGTGTTCCCGGCGACGCACTTCGTGACCATCGCGCGCGGCACCTTCTCAAAGACGCTGGGCTTCGCGGACCTGTCCGGCTCGTTTCTGCCGCTGTTGCTGGCCGCCCCGGTGATGATCGCGATCGCCGCCCTCTTGCTGAGAAAACAGGAGCGTTAG
- a CDS encoding HD domain-containing protein has translation MTNPFSRHPSLVVRHALAIATEAHDGQVRRYTHEPFVSHPIAVANTVAPFHGDPLVLAAALLHDVVEDTPVTAADLAREMPSSVVRMVLSLTNPSTPADGERASRKRIDHDHVARAEPRAQTIKYADVLHNVQSIARHDPDFAPTYLAEKISLIGRLDRGHPVLRRRVWHCLVELTAGPF, from the coding sequence TCTCCCGTCACCCCTCGCTCGTGGTGCGCCACGCGCTGGCGATCGCGACCGAGGCGCACGATGGCCAGGTGCGCCGTTACACGCACGAACCCTTTGTCTCGCACCCGATCGCCGTCGCCAACACGGTCGCGCCGTTTCACGGCGATCCATTGGTGCTGGCCGCCGCCCTGCTCCACGACGTGGTCGAGGACACGCCGGTGACGGCCGCTGATCTGGCGCGCGAGATGCCGAGCTCGGTGGTGCGCATGGTGCTTTCACTGACCAATCCTTCCACCCCGGCCGACGGCGAGCGCGCCAGCCGCAAGCGTATCGATCACGACCATGTGGCCCGCGCCGAGCCGCGCGCCCAGACGATCAAGTACGCCGATGTGCTGCACAACGTGCAGTCGATCGCCCGGCACGACCCCGACTTCGCCCCCACCTACCTTGCCGAGAAGATCAGCCTGATCGGCCGACTCGACCGGGGCCATCCCGTGCTGCGCCGGCGCGTATGGCACTGCCTCGTCGAGCTGACGGCCGGACCTTTCTAG
- a CDS encoding GlcG/HbpS family heme-binding protein, which yields MSKVRNTVFAGTALIITATPLHAAEGTFDTPSVVPEVAVKAVAAAVEACRDKNHQVTAVVVGPDGTPQALKRDRYAGPHSVESAESKAWTAVSFRTDTIDLHGASKPGGESYGIQHLAGVTILGGGKQITSEGRIVGGIGVSGSPSGSVDDECAAAGIEAIQDDLL from the coding sequence ATGAGCAAGGTACGCAATACGGTTTTCGCCGGCACGGCACTGATCATCACCGCCACGCCACTGCACGCCGCCGAGGGCACGTTCGACACGCCTTCCGTGGTTCCCGAGGTGGCCGTCAAGGCCGTTGCAGCGGCCGTGGAGGCCTGTCGTGACAAGAACCACCAGGTCACGGCCGTGGTCGTGGGGCCCGACGGCACGCCTCAGGCGCTCAAGCGCGATCGGTATGCCGGGCCGCACTCGGTGGAATCGGCTGAGAGCAAGGCCTGGACGGCGGTGAGCTTCCGCACCGACACCATCGATCTGCACGGAGCCAGCAAGCCCGGCGGTGAGAGCTACGGCATTCAGCACCTCGCTGGCGTGACGATTCTCGGCGGTGGTAAGCAGATTACCTCCGAGGGGCGTATCGTCGGCGGGATCGGGGTGTCCGGCTCGCCGAGCGGCAGCGTCGATGACGAGTGCGCCGCGGCCGGTATCGAGGCAATCCAGGACGATCTGCTCTGA
- a CDS encoding GGDEF domain-containing protein, which translates to MAACSPPCPTPFAFERQLRMELARLRPGRPPISMLFVDIDRLKQIVKSDGQQTADKILIVLVQTISRMIHYSDFFARIGADQFAILLKEQDGYTAMELAEAIRARVMRTRLRHANKSLSLTLSCGLTELEVGQTSEEAYRHALEALQHAKAQGGNRCQRVGPR; encoded by the coding sequence ATCGCTGCATGCTCACCGCCCTGCCCAACGCCTTTTGCCTTCGAGCGGCAGCTGCGTATGGAACTGGCGCGGTTGCGCCCTGGCCGGCCGCCGATCTCGATGCTGTTTGTCGACATCGATCGCCTCAAACAGATCGTCAAGAGCGACGGCCAACAGACCGCCGACAAGATCCTGATCGTGCTGGTGCAGACGATCTCCCGGATGATCCATTACAGCGACTTCTTCGCCCGCATCGGTGCGGACCAGTTCGCCATCCTGTTGAAGGAACAGGACGGTTACACGGCCATGGAACTGGCCGAGGCCATCCGGGCGCGCGTGATGCGCACGCGGTTGCGCCATGCCAACAAAAGCCTCTCGTTGACCCTGTCCTGCGGCTTGACCGAGCTGGAGGTCGGCCAGACCTCCGAGGAGGCCTATCGCCACGCCCTCGAGGCCCTCCAACACGCCAAGGCTCAAGGCGGCAACCGCTGCCAGCGGGTCGGTCCGCGATAG
- a CDS encoding helix-turn-helix transcriptional regulator: protein MTTATTTDLDDLKWDLRQRLKLLECTLLLNGWVRTQALTETFGISRAQASKDFAVYQALAPENLTYNRSQKYYEPGECFAARLLSGRTSELLDVLGALPGADRPVVALAAAGPNVELLRPLERELDLDILRAVSAAASNGHRLRVEYQSMRRPEPRVIELSPHTLVFSGFRWHLRAYSHEHEEYRDFVLARMANAEPLPNRPGAPREADADWFEEVTLRVGVHPELPAAQQGVTAADYGMVDGERRVTVRRALLPYLLRLMQIEPEREHPDPLIQQICLLNPEVAIRKGWD from the coding sequence ATGACTACCGCGACGACCACCGACCTCGACGACCTCAAGTGGGACCTGCGCCAGCGTCTCAAGCTGCTCGAGTGCACCCTGCTGCTCAACGGCTGGGTACGCACCCAGGCCCTGACCGAGACCTTCGGCATCAGCCGGGCGCAGGCCTCCAAGGACTTTGCCGTCTACCAGGCACTGGCCCCGGAAAATCTCACCTACAACCGGTCGCAGAAGTACTACGAACCGGGCGAGTGTTTTGCCGCGCGGCTGTTGTCCGGGCGGACCTCGGAGCTGCTGGACGTGTTGGGCGCCTTGCCGGGGGCGGACCGGCCGGTGGTCGCGCTGGCGGCCGCCGGGCCGAACGTGGAACTGCTGCGCCCGCTCGAGCGCGAACTGGATCTCGATATCCTGCGGGCGGTGTCGGCCGCGGCCAGCAACGGGCATCGGTTGCGGGTGGAATACCAGTCCATGCGCCGTCCCGAACCGCGCGTGATCGAGCTCTCCCCGCACACCTTGGTGTTCAGCGGCTTTCGCTGGCACCTGCGGGCGTACAGCCACGAGCACGAGGAATACCGCGACTTCGTGCTCGCCCGCATGGCGAACGCCGAGCCGCTGCCGAATCGACCGGGCGCACCGCGCGAGGCCGATGCCGACTGGTTCGAGGAGGTGACACTGCGGGTCGGGGTGCACCCGGAGCTGCCGGCGGCCCAGCAGGGGGTGACTGCCGCGGATTACGGCATGGTCGACGGCGAGCGCCGTGTGACCGTGCGCCGAGCACTGCTGCCCTACCTGCTGCGCCTGATGCAGATTGAGCCTGAGCGCGAACACCCCGACCCGTTGATCCAGCAGATCTGTCTGCTCAACCCCGAGGTAGCAATCCGCAAGGGCTGGGACTGA
- a CDS encoding ABC transporter permease, with product MWRNIWHLGLKEFRSLWRDTIMLVLIVFAFSLAIYTAATAMPETLNKAPIAIGDEDRSPLSMRIADAFYPPSFLPPRLISAVEMDERMDAGLDTFALHIPAGFQRDVLAGRSPTIQLNVDATRMSQAFVGSGHIQAIVQGEIEAFLAADREVNTPPVELVWRARFNPELQASWFGAVTELINNITMLAIVLTGAALLREREHGTVEHLLVMPVTPFEIMASKVWSMTVVVLVAATFSLTIVVQGLLAIPIEGSVMLFLAGALLHLFATTSLGIFLATIARSMPQFGLLILMVLLPLQILSGGMTPAESLPDWIHLLMQAAPTLHFVAMAQAVLFRGAGFEVVWPQFAALAAIGGILFMLSLARFRRMLADIG from the coding sequence ATGTGGCGCAATATCTGGCATCTCGGCCTGAAGGAATTTCGCAGCCTCTGGCGCGACACGATCATGCTGGTGCTGATCGTCTTTGCCTTCTCGCTCGCGATCTACACCGCCGCCACCGCGATGCCGGAAACCCTCAACAAGGCGCCGATCGCGATCGGCGACGAGGACCGCTCACCGCTGTCGATGCGCATTGCCGATGCCTTCTATCCGCCGTCTTTCCTGCCGCCGCGCCTGATTTCCGCCGTCGAGATGGACGAGCGCATGGATGCCGGGCTGGATACCTTCGCCCTGCATATTCCGGCGGGCTTTCAGCGCGACGTGCTGGCCGGGCGTAGCCCGACCATCCAGCTGAACGTCGATGCCACCCGCATGAGCCAGGCTTTCGTCGGCAGCGGGCATATCCAGGCGATCGTGCAGGGGGAGATCGAGGCCTTTCTCGCCGCCGATCGCGAGGTGAACACCCCGCCGGTCGAGCTGGTCTGGCGGGCCCGGTTCAACCCGGAGTTGCAGGCATCGTGGTTTGGTGCCGTCACGGAGCTGATCAACAACATCACCATGCTCGCGATCGTGCTCACCGGCGCGGCGCTGCTGCGCGAACGTGAGCACGGCACGGTCGAGCACCTACTGGTCATGCCGGTCACACCCTTCGAGATCATGGCCAGCAAGGTATGGTCGATGACGGTGGTCGTGCTGGTGGCCGCGACGTTTTCCCTGACCATTGTCGTGCAGGGCCTGCTCGCCATCCCGATCGAGGGATCGGTGATGCTGTTCCTGGCCGGCGCGCTGTTGCACCTGTTCGCGACCACGTCGCTGGGGATCTTTCTCGCGACGATCGCCCGCTCGATGCCGCAGTTCGGGTTGCTGATCCTGATGGTGTTGCTGCCGCTGCAGATCCTTTCCGGCGGGATGACCCCGGCCGAGAGTCTCCCCGACTGGATACACCTGTTGATGCAGGCCGCGCCGACGTTGCACTTCGTCGCCATGGCGCAGGCCGTGCTTTTTCGCGGGGCGGGGTTCGAGGTGGTCTGGCCGCAATTCGCTGCGCTGGCCGCGATCGGTGGCATTCTTTTCATGCTTTCGCTGGCGCGATTCCGGCGGATGCTGGCGGATATCGGCTGA
- a CDS encoding uracil-DNA glycosylase family protein, with translation MPAEPIALEQLEAEIRACRLCEAELPLGPRPVFIARREARLLIAAQAPGRRVHETGLPFNDPSGDRLRDWLGIDRETFYHHPSIAIVPMGFCFPGTGRGGDLPPRPECAPTWRRPLLEAMPQVETTVVIGRYALGWHLGLKGGQRLTDLVADWRRLAPTHFPLPHPSPRNNRWLRNNPWFEEEVVPALRGRVAQLLDAD, from the coding sequence ATGCCGGCTGAGCCCATCGCACTCGAGCAACTCGAGGCCGAGATTCGCGCCTGCCGGTTGTGCGAGGCCGAGCTGCCGCTCGGGCCGCGACCGGTGTTCATCGCCCGCCGCGAGGCCCGCCTGCTGATCGCTGCGCAGGCGCCGGGGCGGCGGGTGCACGAGACCGGCCTGCCGTTCAACGATCCCAGCGGCGATCGTTTGCGCGACTGGCTGGGGATCGACCGCGAGACCTTCTATCACCACCCGTCGATCGCCATCGTGCCGATGGGCTTTTGCTTTCCCGGCACGGGCCGGGGCGGGGACCTGCCGCCGCGACCCGAGTGCGCCCCGACGTGGCGTCGGCCGTTGCTCGAGGCGATGCCGCAGGTCGAGACCACGGTGGTCATCGGCCGTTACGCGCTGGGCTGGCACCTGGGACTCAAGGGCGGCCAGCGCCTGACCGACCTGGTCGCCGACTGGCGGCGTCTGGCCCCGACCCACTTCCCACTGCCGCATCCCAGTCCGCGCAACAACCGCTGGCTTCGAAACAACCCCTGGTTCGAGGAGGAGGTGGTGCCCGCCTTGAGGGGCCGGGTGGCGCAGTTGCTCGACGCGGACTGA
- a CDS encoding histone deacetylase family protein, translating to MLIYSHPVCWKHENENDVMLPHPERPERLDAVMAAIERFPAERYTRVEAPLGDKSDYELAHDPRYVEAIFSQAPGPNDFQALRVDGDTSLNEYTIEASRRVVGAAKAAIDAVLPGPERRAFLATRPPGHHAGPCQPRGFCVFNNVSIAAYYAIRHHGLKRVAIVDFDVHHGDGTEEIVANSDAVRFFSVFQHPYYPYSGIPPIADNCFPIGLPNMTDGKAFRKGVRDSVWFETLRDFRPQLLLFSAGFDAHKNDPLGGWILEDEDFAWITREVIAAAGGDDLPVVSLLEGGYDLEGLESSVLAHLKALDGDAG from the coding sequence ATGCTCATCTACAGCCATCCGGTGTGCTGGAAGCACGAGAACGAGAACGACGTCATGCTGCCGCACCCGGAGCGCCCCGAGCGCCTGGACGCGGTGATGGCGGCGATCGAGCGCTTCCCGGCCGAGCGCTATACTCGGGTCGAAGCGCCGCTGGGCGACAAGAGCGACTATGAGCTTGCCCATGACCCGCGTTATGTCGAGGCGATTTTCAGCCAGGCACCGGGGCCCAACGATTTTCAGGCGTTGCGGGTCGACGGCGATACCTCGCTCAACGAGTACACCATCGAGGCCAGCCGCCGGGTGGTGGGGGCGGCCAAGGCGGCGATCGATGCCGTGCTGCCGGGGCCCGAGCGCCGTGCCTTTCTCGCCACCCGTCCGCCCGGCCACCATGCCGGGCCCTGCCAGCCGCGCGGGTTCTGCGTGTTCAACAATGTCTCGATCGCGGCCTACTACGCCATCCGGCATCACGGGCTGAAGCGGGTGGCGATCGTCGATTTCGACGTCCATCACGGCGACGGCACCGAGGAAATCGTCGCCAACAGCGACGCGGTGCGTTTTTTCTCGGTCTTCCAGCACCCGTACTACCCGTACTCGGGCATCCCGCCGATTGCCGACAACTGCTTCCCGATCGGCCTGCCCAACATGACCGATGGCAAGGCGTTTCGTAAAGGGGTTCGCGACTCGGTCTGGTTCGAGACGCTGCGCGATTTCCGCCCGCAACTGCTGCTGTTCTCCGCCGGTTTCGACGCCCACAAGAACGACCCGCTGGGCGGCTGGATTCTCGAGGATGAGGACTTTGCCTGGATCACTCGCGAGGTGATCGCCGCGGCGGGTGGCGACGACCTGCCGGTGGTGTCCTTGCTGGAGGGCGGTTACGACCTGGAGGGACTGGAGAGTTCGGTGCTCGCTCACCTCAAGGCCCTGGACGGGGATGCCGGCTGA